GTCCCGCGCGACCTGGAAACGATCTGCCTGAAGTGCCTGTCGAAGCAGCCGATTCACCGGTACGCGAGCGCGTCCGAACTGGCCGACGACCTGCGGCGGTTCCTCAACGGCGAGCCGATCCTGGCGCGCCCGCTGTCGGCGTGGGGCCGGGGCTTAAAGTGGGCGAAGCGCCACCCGTCGCTGGCGGTGCTCCTGAGCATGACCGTCGTGGCAACCGTCGCGCTGGTCGCGGTTTTGTCGACGGCGTACTTCCGCGTGCGCGAAGCGGTGTCCGCGGAAGCACACGAGAAGTGGATCGCCCAGCAGGAGCGCGACCGCGCGGAAGCGGAAAAGCGCCGGGCCGAAGCACTCGCGGCGGAAAACGCGCGGCAGCGCAACGAAGCGGTCGAGCGGGCGGACGAACTGAAGCGCGAGGCACAGCGCACGCGGCGTGCCGCTTACGCGCTGCAACTGGCGCAGGTCGCGATCCTTTGTGAGCGCGACCCGCTCCGCGCCGCGACGTTGCTCGAGGACGAGACCCGGTGCCCGCTCGATTTGCGCGACTTCGCGTGGGCGTACCTGCGCCGGTTGTGCCAGCGCGACGACCGCGCGTACCTCGACCACCGCCCGGACGACCCGCTCCACGCGGTCGCGTACTCGCCGACCAGTGAGTTTGTGGCGACCGCGGGCGACACCGGGCGGGTCCGGGTGTGGGACCCGCGGACCGGGCGCACGTGGGTCACGCTCACGGGCCACGAGGGTACCGTGCTCGGACTGGCCTTCAGCCCGGACGGGACCACGATCGCCTCCGCGGGGGCCGACGGGACCGTGCGGTTATGGGTGCTCCCGCTCGATGTGCTCGCAACGGCGCGCCAGGTCGCGAACCGGTTCTCCTGGCTCCCGCCGATCGTCGATCCGATCATCAGCGTGCCCGACATCAAGCCCACGATCACCCTCGACGCGCACGAGCGGGGCGCGAGTTGCGTCGCGTTCTCCCCGGACGGGCGGGCGCTCGTGAGCGGCGGCGGGGACGGGTTCCTCCGCTGGTGGGGGCTCACCGCGTGGCGCCCGGCGCCGCCCGACCTCGCGGCCCTCGGCGGGCCGGGGGCCGCCGCCGTGGGCGTCGAGCGCGCGACCCGGTCGCCGAACGCGCACCCGGTGTGGGAATCGCGCGCGTTGCAGGTCCACACCGGCGGGGTGCTGTGCGTCGCGTTCTCCCAGAACGGGAAGATCCTCGCGTCCGGCGGCGCCGACCGCATCGCGCGCGTGATCTCCGCCGACGGCCGGAAGCTGATCCGCGCGCTCCCGCTGCACGCCGACGCGGTCCGCGCCGTGGCCGTTTCCCCGGACGGCCAAACGGTCGCGACCGTGAACAACGGCGCGGCGCCCCACGTGCGCCTGTTCGACACGCAGACGTGGCGCGACCGGCGACTGTTCGGCCACACCGCCACCATCTACGCGCTGACGTTCAGCGACGACGGGCAGTTACTCGCCAGCGCGGGTTTCGACAAGACGGTGCGCTTGTGGGACGCGGAGGACGGGCGCGAGCGCGGGCAGTTGGTCGGCCACACGCAACAGGTCAACGCGGTGGCGTTCAGCCCGGACCGGCGCACGGTGGTTTCGGCGGGAATGGACGGCGCCGCGGTGGTGTGGCAGACGAGCACTCGGACGCACGAGCCGGAAGACTTCTTGCGCCTGGCGCGCGACCCGAGCGGCCGGAACGCCAGCGCCGCCCAGGGCCTGACCGCAGTGGGCGTGGGCGGGGCGGGCACGGCGTTCGTCGTGGCCGATGACACCGGACGGGTGCGGATTCTGGCCGCCGACTACGTCCCCCCGAACCGCCCCCCGGCCCCGGGACCGCCGGGGCCGCTCGCGCTGACCCCGCTCCCGTTCGGCATCCCGCACTCGAAAGACACGACCCGCGCCGCGGCAACGTCCCCGGACGGTCGCACGTTCGTCGTTGCCAGCGGGAACGGCCTGCTCATGTGGCAGCCGTTCCCGTTTTCCGGGCGCCCGTTTTTGCCGTCGCCCAGTACCCCGCCCCGCGGCGGATTCACTCGGGCCGTGATGGTGCGAACGCCCCTCACGGTCCACACCGTTGCCATCGACCCGACGAACCAGTGGATCGTCACCGCCGACGCCGACGCCGTGCGGATTTACGATCTCCGCTCGATCCCCGCGACTTCGGACCGCCCGATCGATCTGAAGGGCGGGAAAGTGCTTCTCGCCGTGCCCGGCGCCCGGGCGGTCGCGTTCCACCCGAACCACAAGTGGCTCGCGGTCGCAGTGGATTCCGGCGTGCGAATCGTGACACTCCAGGGGAAGGTGCTGGCCGACATCCCCAACGCACACGGCCCGCGGGCACCCGTTGAATCCGCGGCCTTCGACCGGACCAGCGGGCAACTCGCGACCGGCGACGCGAGCGGGCTGATTAAGCTGTGGGGCGTGGACGCCGGCGGCGCCCTGACGTTCGCGCGCGACCTCACCGGGCACAGCGGCGCGGTTCACGCGCTCGAGTTCAGCCCGAACGGGCGCACGCTCGCGTCCGGCGGCGACGACCGCACCGTGATCCTGTGGGACCCGGTGGCGGGGCGCGAGCGCCTCGCGCTCACCGGCCACGCGGACCGCGTGCTCGATGTGGCGTTTAACGCGGCCGGCACGTCGCTCGTGAGCGTGAGCCGCGACGGGGCCATCAAGCGCTGGCGCGCGGACGTGCGCCCCGTCGTACCCGAGTCCGGCCCGCGCCTCCCGCCCGCGCTCCCGCGCACGTGAAGCGGAATCAATCAATCGCTTCCGCCCGTTCGCCCGCGGCAAGCCGCAGCACAAGTTCTCACGCTCGTAGCACTTACGCTGTGCTTTCAATCCAGTCACCCCTACGGGTCCGGCCCCCTTTCACAGTCTCATTGATAGACCGCGCACACTTCGTGTGCCGTCGAACGTGCCGCAGTTTGACTCTCAGACGATCTTGAAAGGTCCGTGAGAATCGCGAAAATCTTGGCTGCGACGTCGGTTTTGATCGATCATGATTGAACGTCTTACCCGGTCGACAGGGTTACACATCAATCGCTGACGAACTCGCCGCGTAACCTGCCCCCGGATAATACGTCTTGCCGACCAGTGGGGTCACCCGCCCTCTCCCCGAGTCCCTCGGTCCATGCGAACAACAATTCCCCGCCTCGCGGCGGGCGTAGTCATGTCGGTCGGTGCCGCCAACCTCTGTGGCTGGGCGCTTGATGTCCCCGTCTTCAAGAGCGTTCTGCCGGGCCTGGTCGAGATGAAGTTCAACACCGCCATCGGCTTCTTCGCCCTCGGGGCGGCCCTGCGGCTGTCGGTGGCGGGCGCGGGCCGGGCGGCGGCGGTTTGCGCCCTGTTCACTGCCCTGAGCGGCCTCGCCGTCGGCTCGCAGTTCGTGACCGGGTGGAACCTGGGAATCGATGAGCTGATTACCCGCGACAGATTCGCCGTGCCCGCCCTCGGGCCACCGCCCGGGCGAATGGCGTTCACGACCGCGATCAACTTCCTCGCCCTCGGCCCGGCCCTGATCGCGCTCCACCGCAACCGCGGGGTGGCCACCGCTCAACTCGTCGCGTTCGTCACCGGTCTGGTCTCGGTCCTCTCGCTGCTCAGCTACCTGGCCGGCGAGAAATCAGTTTCC
The Gemmata palustris DNA segment above includes these coding regions:
- a CDS encoding WD40 repeat domain-containing serine/threonine protein kinase; amino-acid sequence: MAGGFRCSLGHTWHPPNGSEAAACPVCGDTVVLAVTEREERFVLAVTGDAPGGQDATLNFPPAPTHDEPPTVAFTHPGGADTPDSSFASLAGFMPLLANSSGSGPGREPSSVVPFGSSETIDFVPPQVPGYEVLHEVGRGGMGVVYKARQLNLNRTVALKMILSGIHAGPTERERFKREAESVAALQHSHIVQIFDIGEASGHPYLALEFVEGGSLAQHLSGAPWNDKRAAELIEILARAMQFAHAAGIVHRDLKPGNVLLNTERGTEGANPEPASNSGLRASSGFVPKVTDFGLAKRLDETFGGDVGTRTGAVMGTPSYIAPEQAGGKTRDIGPGADVYALGAILYELLTGRPPFRGETPLETVLQVLHDDPVPPKRLHPLVPRDLETICLKCLSKQPIHRYASASELADDLRRFLNGEPILARPLSAWGRGLKWAKRHPSLAVLLSMTVVATVALVAVLSTAYFRVREAVSAEAHEKWIAQQERDRAEAEKRRAEALAAENARQRNEAVERADELKREAQRTRRAAYALQLAQVAILCERDPLRAATLLEDETRCPLDLRDFAWAYLRRLCQRDDRAYLDHRPDDPLHAVAYSPTSEFVATAGDTGRVRVWDPRTGRTWVTLTGHEGTVLGLAFSPDGTTIASAGADGTVRLWVLPLDVLATARQVANRFSWLPPIVDPIISVPDIKPTITLDAHERGASCVAFSPDGRALVSGGGDGFLRWWGLTAWRPAPPDLAALGGPGAAAVGVERATRSPNAHPVWESRALQVHTGGVLCVAFSQNGKILASGGADRIARVISADGRKLIRALPLHADAVRAVAVSPDGQTVATVNNGAAPHVRLFDTQTWRDRRLFGHTATIYALTFSDDGQLLASAGFDKTVRLWDAEDGRERGQLVGHTQQVNAVAFSPDRRTVVSAGMDGAAVVWQTSTRTHEPEDFLRLARDPSGRNASAAQGLTAVGVGGAGTAFVVADDTGRVRILAADYVPPNRPPAPGPPGPLALTPLPFGIPHSKDTTRAAATSPDGRTFVVASGNGLLMWQPFPFSGRPFLPSPSTPPRGGFTRAVMVRTPLTVHTVAIDPTNQWIVTADADAVRIYDLRSIPATSDRPIDLKGGKVLLAVPGARAVAFHPNHKWLAVAVDSGVRIVTLQGKVLADIPNAHGPRAPVESAAFDRTSGQLATGDASGLIKLWGVDAGGALTFARDLTGHSGAVHALEFSPNGRTLASGGDDRTVILWDPVAGRERLALTGHADRVLDVAFNAAGTSLVSVSRDGAIKRWRADVRPVVPESGPRLPPALPRT